TGGAATATGAATTAGAAGCGCATTTTGATTTCACATTAAAATCGTCTGGTATTAAATATCATGCATTCGATACAATTTTGGCGAGTGGTAAAAATGCTACTGTGCTGCATTATGAAGATAATGATGCAAAAGTGCAACAAGGTGATTTAGTACTGCTCGATTTAGGTGCTCAAAAAGACTACTACAATGCTGATATTAGTTACACATTCCCAGCTAGTGGAACATTCTCTAATCGCCAAAAACAAATATATAATATTGTATTAAAGGCATTAAAAGAAACGACTGAACTTATAAAGCCAGGATTAAAATTCGCCGCATTAAATGAACATACAAAAAAAGTACTGGCAGAAGAGTGTAAAGAAATTGGTTTAATTCAAGAAGATGAGGAACTATCTAAATATTATTATCATGGTGTGAGCCATTTCCTCGGTTTAGATACTCATGATGTAGGAACATACAAAGATAGAGTATTAGAAGAAGGTATGGTCATTACGATAGAACCAGGTTTGTATATTGAAGAAGAATCAATTGGAATTCGTATTGAAGATGATATTCTTGTCACAAAGGACGGGTATGAAAATTTGTCAAAAGATATCATTAGAACGGTTGAAGAGATTGAAGAGTTTATGAGAGAAACTAATGAAAACGTTA
This sequence is a window from Bacillus pseudomycoides DSM 12442. Protein-coding genes within it:
- a CDS encoding aminopeptidase P family protein: MKPTFFAQNRERLTRTLPDESITILFAGQAPHMSADAHYKFVPNRNFYYLTGIDEPNVIFILKKFGDSVEETLFIEKPDPVLEKWVGKTVSKEEAENISGIKKVVYIESFEVTIANTLFAENVKHVYLDLERRNWKGTETKALAFAKHVREQYPHLSIGNVYPNICELRVFKTDEEIKKIKEAIEVTREGIYNVLKQAKAGIMEYELEAHFDFTLKSSGIKYHAFDTILASGKNATVLHYEDNDAKVQQGDLVLLDLGAQKDYYNADISYTFPASGTFSNRQKQIYNIVLKALKETTELIKPGLKFAALNEHTKKVLAEECKEIGLIQEDEELSKYYYHGVSHFLGLDTHDVGTYKDRVLEEGMVITIEPGLYIEEESIGIRIEDDILVTKDGYENLSKDIIRTVEEIEEFMRETNENVKERQVVTK